A window from Cinclus cinclus chromosome 4, bCinCin1.1, whole genome shotgun sequence encodes these proteins:
- the SEPTIN3 gene encoding neuronal-specific septin-3, whose product MFKGPVESKNEAAMSELVPEPRQKPVVPMKPMGINASLLGYIGIDTIIEQMRKKTMKTGFDFNIMVVGQSGLGKSTLVNTLFKSQVSRKSSGWNREEKIPKTVEIKAIGHVIEEGGVKMKLTVIDTPGFGDQINNENCWEPIEKYINEQYEKFLKEEVNIARKKRIPDTRVHCCLYFISPTGHSLRPLDLEFMKHLSKVVNIIPVIAKADTMTLEEKTEFKQRVRKELEVNGIEFYPQKEFDEDLEDKTENDKIRQESMPFAVVGSDKEYQVNGKRVLGRKTPWGIIEVENLNHCEFALLRDFVIRTHLQDLKEVTHNIHYETYRAKRLNDNGGLPPMTVETEENHESNL is encoded by the exons ATGTTCAAAG GACCAGTGGAGAGCAAAAACGAAGCAGCCATGTCTGAGCTGGTCCCAGAGCCACGACAAAAGCCCGTCGTACCAATGAAACCCATGGGCATCAACGCCAGCTTGCTGGGCTACATCGGTATTGACACCATAATTGAGCAGATGCGCAAGAAAACCATGAAGACGGGTTTTGACTTCAACATCATGGTTGTAG GTCAGAGCGGACTGGGAAAGTCAACATTGGTAAATACCCTCTTCAAATCCCAGGTGAGTCGCAAATCTTCAGGCTGGAACCGGGAGGAGAAGATCCCCAAGACAGTGGAGATCAAAGCCATTGGGCATG TCATTGAAGAAGGCGGTGTCAAAATGAAGCTGACAGTGATTGACACACCAGGATTTGGGGACCAGATCAACAATGAGAACTG CTGGGAGCCTATTGAGAAATACATCAATGAGCAATATGAAAAGTTTTTGAAAGAGGAAGTGAATATTGCAAGGAAGAAACGAATTCCAGACACGCGTGTGCACTGCTGCCTCTACTTCATCTCCCCTACGGGCCACTC TTTGCGGCCTTTGGACCTGGAGTTCATGAAACATCTCAGCAAGGTAGTGAACATCATCCCAGTTATTGCTAAGGCTGACACCATGACCTTGGAGGAGAAGACCGAATTCAAACAAAGA GTGCGCAAGGAACTAGAAGTAAATGGGATCGAGTTTTATCCCCAGAAAGAATTTGATGAAGACTTGGAGGATAAAACAGAGAACGACAAAATCAGG CAGGAAAGCATGCCCTTTGCAGTAGTGGGCAGTGACAAGGAGTACCAAGTGAATGGCAAAAGAGTCCTGGGCAGGAAAACACCCTGGGGAATCATTGAAG tgGAAAATCTCAATCACTGTGAATTTGCCCTACTTCGAGATTTTGTCATCAG GACCCACCTTCAGGACCTAAAAGAAGTGACCCACAACATCCACTATGAGACCTACAGGGCCAAACGGCTGAATGACAATGGAGGGCTGCCCCCCATGACTGTCGAGACAGAAGAAAACCACGAAAGTAACCTGTGA
- the WBP2NL gene encoding postacrosomal sheath WW domain-binding protein — MALNRNHSQEGGVVIPNAESVLKQCKDVELSFSDVTGKPEIFKGTKKGMLYLTPYRMIFVSKGKDPMQSFMMPFYLVKGCSIEQPVFSANYIKGQIQAEAGGGWEGQGTFKLTFNSGGAIEFGQLMLKAASSASSGVPLQNPGYGYTPVPGGYAPAPPAPGGYSPVPGGYAAPPPPNGSYPYAPPPVNAYGPAPQPMGYPYAQTPGIYPPLPNMNPMYMPPPPPYSGVPPAGPSAPSTPPAWVTPGMPGGSKAMEAASSAYYNPANPHNVYMPMDQPPPYTPPEDKKNN; from the exons ATGGCGCTGAACAGGAACCACTCGCAGGAGGGTGGTGTCGTCATCCCCAATGCCGAGAG TGTCCTCAAACAGTGTAAAGATGTGGAGCTCTCCTTCAGTGACGTGACAGGCAAGCCCGAAATCTTCAAAGGCACCAAGAAAGGAATGCTGTATCTCACCCCTTACAGG ATGATCTTTGTGTCCAAGGGCAAGGATCCTATGCAGTCTTTCATGATGCCGTTTTATTTGGTGAAAGGATGCTCAATTGAGCAGCCTGTTTTCTCTGCCAATTACATCAAAGGACAGATCCAGGCCGAGGCTGGAG GtggctgggaagggcaggggacATTTAAACTGACTTTCAACAGTGGAGGAGCCATTGAGTTTGGACAGCTGATGTTGAAAGCTGCTTCTAGTG CTTCCAGTGGCGTTCCTCTGCAGAACCCTGGCTATGGGTACACCCCTGTTCCTGGAGGATATGCACCTGCCCCACCTGCCCCCGGGGGCTACTCACCTGTGCCGGGAGGCTACGCTGCCCCTCCACCACCAAACGGCTCTTATCCCTATGCACCACCTCCAGTGAATGCCTATGGACCTGctccacagcccatgggataTCCATATGCCCAGACTCCAG GTATTTACCCACCGCTTCCAAACATGAACCCCATGTACATGCCACCTCCACCACCCTACTCTGGGGTACCTCCTGCAGGACCCTCAGCCCCCTCAACTCCCCCAGCCTGGGTGACCCCAGGAATGCCAG gAGGCAGTAAGGCCATGGAAGCTGCTTCCAGTGCATATTACAACCCTGCCAATCCACACAATGTGTACATGCCCATG GATCAGCCACCTCCTTATACACCTCCTGAGGATAAGAAGAACAACTAA
- the NAGA gene encoding LOW QUALITY PROTEIN: alpha-N-acetylgalactosaminidase (The sequence of the model RefSeq protein was modified relative to this genomic sequence to represent the inferred CDS: inserted 4 bases in 2 codons): protein MRXSSCERGXGPGEPLCAPAAAMETVLLNGLALALALALPSVALENGLARTPPMGWMSWERFRCNVDCQADPRNCISEQLFFEMADRLAEDGWRELGYEYINIDDCWSAKQRDTAGHLAPDPKRFPSGIKALADYVHARGLKLGIYGDLGIFTCGGYPGTMLEHVKQDAQTFAAWGVDMLKLDGCYSSAEEQAKGYPEMARALNATGRPIVYSCSWPAYQGGLPPKVNYTILAEICNLWRNYDDIQDSWDSVLSIVDWFFTNQDVLQPAAGPGHWNDPDMLIIGNFGLSYEQSRSQMALWTVMAAPLLMSADLRSISPSAKEILQNRLMIQINQDPLGIQGRRIVKEKSYIEVFLRPLSQAASALVFFSRRMDMPFRYTTSLAKLHFPEDAVYEVQDVYVGKVVGALKTADNFTVVINPSGVVMWYLRPVALPVQPWHIVRQQAPGKDFHPAFL from the exons ATGCG ATCATCAtgtgagcgggg cgggccgggagagCCGCTCTGTGCCCCGGCGGCGGCGATGGAGACGGTGCTGCTGAACGGGCTGGCCTTGGCTCTGGCCTTGGCGCTGCCCTCCGTGGCCCTGGAGAACGGGCTGGCCCGCACTCCCCCCATGGGCTGGATGTCCTGGGAGAGGTTCCGCTGCAACGTGGACTGCCAGGCGGATCCCCGCAACTGCATCAG CGAGCAGCTCTTCTTCGAGATGGCAGACCGGCTGGCAGAGGACGgctggagggagctgggctACGAGTACATCAACATTGATGACTGCTGGTCTGCCAAGCAGCGGGACACGGCCGGACACCTGGCTCCCGACCCCAAGAGATTTCCCAGTGGAATTAAGGCTCTGGCTGACTAT GTCCATGCCAGGGGCCTGAAGCTGGGCATTTACGGTGACCTGGGCATCTTCACCTGTGGGGGCTATCCAGGCACCATGTTGGAACATGTGAAGCAGGATGCCCAGACCTTTGCAGCATGGGGTGTGGACATGCTGAAGCTGGATGGGTGCTACTCATCTGCAGAGGAGCAGGCAAAAG GATACCCAGAAATGGCAAGGGCCTTGAATGCCACAGGCCGCCCCATTGTCTACTCCTGCAGCTGGCCAGCATATCAGGGGGGTCTTCCCCCCAAG GTGAACTACACCATCCTGGCAGAGATCTGCAACCTGTGGCGTAACTATGATGACATCCAGGACTCCTGGGACAGTGTACTTTCCATTGTGGACTGGTTCTTCACAAACCAGgatgtgctgcagccagcagctggacCCGGTCACTGGAATGACCCAGACATG cTCATCATTGGAAACTTTGGCCTTAGCTACGAGCAGTCACGCTCTCAAATGGCTTTGTGGACAGTGATGGCAGCTCCGCTCCTCATGTCTGCAGATCTCCGCTCCATCTCCCCCAGTGCCAAGGAGATCCTGCAGAACCGTCTGATGATCCAGATCAACCAGGACCCTCTGGGAATCCAGGGGCGCAGGATTGTCAAG GAGAAATCCTACATCGAGGTGTTTCTGCgcccactgtcccaggctgccaGTGCCCTTGTGTTCTTCAGCCGCAGGATGGATATGCCCTTCCGCTACACCACCAGCCTGGCTAAGCTCCACTTCCCTGAGGATGCTGTGTATGAG GTCCAAGACGTGTATGTCGGGAAGGTCGTTGGGGCCTTAAAGACAGCAGACAACTTCACAGTCGTTATTAACCCCTCAGGGGTGGTGATGTGGTATCTCCGTCCCGTGGCACTCCCAGTACAGCCCTGGCACATTGTCAGACAGCAAGCCCCCGGCAAGGATTTCCACCCAGCCTTTCTGTGA
- the PHETA2 gene encoding sesquipedalian-2 encodes MKLNERSVAHYATCDSPADHAGFLRKRVERHHHHGTSYQRRWFVLKGNLLFYFEERESREPVGLVVLEGCTVELCEAAEEFAFAIRFDDAGARAYVLVADGQAAMEAWVKALSRASFDYMRLVVKELEKQLEEACKSLAACRKSPQRSFSSSSGRKRHLSNPALQPLQEKPTTLENGYSTWSSGGCVAGGATCTDHDGGQMKPPPLPPRRRSAAGSATGSPAPGLLPAMLESPVSPETICFSKLHSWYGQEITVLRRQWQERQKRGRP; translated from the coding sequence ATGAAGCTGAATGAGCGGAGCGTGGCCCACTACGCCACCTGCGACTCGCCTGCCGACCATGCTGGCTTTCTGCGCAAGCGGGTGGAGCGGCACCACCACCATGGCACTTCCTACCAGCGCCGCTGGTTCGTCCTCAAGGGCAACCTCCTCTTCTACTTCGAGGAGCGGGAGAGCCGGGAGCCCGTGGGGCTGGTGGTCCTGGAGGGCTGCACTGTGGAGCTGTGCGAGGCCGCTGAGGAGTTCGCCTTTGCCATCCGCTTCGATGATGCCGGTGCCAGGGCTTATGTGCTGGTGGCCGATGGGCAGGCTGCCATGGAGGCCTGGGTGAAGGCACTCTCGCGGGCCAGCTTCGACTACATGCGGCTGGTGgtaaaggagctggagaagcagctggaggaggccTGCAAGAGCTTGGCTGCTTGCCGTAAGTCTCCACAGAggtccttctcttcctcctctggcAGGAAGAGGCATCTCTCCAACCCTGCCTTGCAGCCTCTCCAGGAGAAACCCACCACCCTGGAGAATGGCTACTCCACGTGGAGTAGTGGTGGTTGTGTCGCCGGTGGAGCCACCTGCACTGACCATGACGGGGGACAAATGAAACCCCCGCCCCTGCCTCCACGCCGGCGCTCGGCCGCCGGCAGTGCCACAGGATCCCCAGCACCTGGCCTCTTACCAGCCATGCTGGAGAGCCCAGTGTCACCAGAAACGATCTGCTTCTCCAAGCTGCACAGCTGGTACGGGCAGGAGATCACAGTGCTGAGACGGCAGTGGCAGGAGAGGCAGAAGAGGGGACGCCCGTGA